The Kordia sp. SMS9 DNA window TCAACTTTCTTAGTAGCAGCATCCGTTGCTTCGTCCATTTTACTTTTAGCTGCATCTTTTGCATCCTCAACAGTTTTCTTAGCGCCTTCTTTCATGTCATTTACCATGTTTGTTGCGCCTTCCTTAGCATCTTCCATCGTTTTTGTTGCACTTTCTTTTACATCGTTAGCAACATCTGTAGCTTTTTCTTTTACGTCATCTGCTACTTTTTTCACTGCTTCTTTGGTGTCTTTTACCATTTCTTTAGCAGTTTCCTTTGCTTTATCACCTTCTTTTTTTACTTCTTCACATGAAGTCATTCCGATCATTAAAGCCACTACTAAAGAAGCTTTGAATACTAATTTTTTCATTTTTTTACCTATTTATTGTTATTGAACAACAATGTTAAGACTTCTTTTACTCATTCACAAAGAATGAGTTAACATATTTTTAACATTCCATGAAATTATCATTTTGGCAGATAAAAGGAGTTTTTTTTAAGAATTTACGCGTTCAGAAAGGTATGCCATGATTTTTGTACATGCATTTCCATTAGCTTGCACATAGTTGCGATTAATATCTCCAACGGAAATTTTAAAAACCGCATCTGTAAGTAAACGATGCATCAATTGTTCAAATGTCGCTTTTGAATTCACAGAAAGTACGCCGCCAAGTTGCACCAAATCTTCCGCTTCTTTAAAGCCAGTAAAATTCTTTCCAACAACCACGGGAATTCCAAAAACAGCAGGTTCTAGCGTATTGTGCAAACCTGTAGTTCCCATACCGCCGCCAACATAGGCAATATCAGCGTAACTATATACTTTCGTGAGAATTCCGATGGTATCTACGATAAAAACTTCAAATTGACTCAAATCGGTATGTTGTTCCATTTCAGAAAATAAAACCGTCGATTTTTTAATAGAATTCTTTAATTTTTCAATTTCTTGAGATTTGATATTGTGTGGTGCTATGATAAACTTGCAATCCTCGGCAGAAGCGTTGATAAAAGGCACAAAAATAGCTTCATCTTCTTGCCAACTACTTCCAATGACAATAGTAGTCGTATTATTTTTAAAATTTTCGATGAAAGAAAGCGAATTGTCACGGTCTAAAATTTCCAACACACGATCAAAACGTGTGTCGCCACTAATCGTAACATCTGTAAAATTAATACGTTTCAAAAGCTGCTGAGACGTTTCATCCTGCACAAAAATATGATCAAATGCACGAAGCGATTTTCGCATCCAACTGCCATAAAACTTGAAAAACACTTGCGAACTTCTAAAAATAGTCGAAATAGAAATCGTGTGAATGTGCTGCTTTTTCAATGCTGCTAAATAATTCGGCCAAAACTCATACTTCACAAAAATTACCAATTCAGGATGAACCAGTTTTACAAAATTCCTAGCATTAGCTTTTGTGTCTAAAGGCAAATAGGTAATCACATCTGCGACGCCACTATCTTTTTTTACTTCGTATCCGGAAGGCGAAAAAAACGTCAACACAAATTTATGGTCAGGATATTTTTCTTTCAACGCTTCCAATACGGGCAATCCTTGTTCAAATTCGCCCAAAGAAGCCGTGTGAAACCAAATGACTTTGTCTGTTGCTGAAATTTGATTGGCTAAGGTCTTAAAAACGAGTTTTCTGCCCGCTACAAACAGTCCAAGTTTCGTATTAAATTTCGCAATGATTCCTAGAAAGAAACTCGCAACGTAGACCAATATGTTGTAAATAAAATACAAAAGTGATTGAGTTTGCCGCTAAAATACATTCTTTCCCTTAAATTCATTGGGTATCGTTGTACAATTTCATAAATTTGTTTGTTTAAAAGAGATACGAATGAAGAAAATCCAAATGGTCGATCTTAAAGGGCAATATGCTCAAATAAAAGACCAAGTAGACCAATCCGTATTAGATGTTATTGCCTCTTCTGCATTCATAAACGGACCCGAAGTACATGCATTTCAAAAAGAATTAGAAGAATATTTAGACGTAAAACACGTCATTCCGTGTGCCAACGGAACGGATGCATTGCAAATTGCGATGATGGGACTTGGACTAAAGCCCGGTGATGAGGTCATTACAGCAGATTTTACGTTTGCAGCAACGGTTGAGGTCATTGCACTATTGCAACTAACGCCCGTATTGGTCGATGTGGAAAAAGACTCATTCAATATTGATCCTG harbors:
- a CDS encoding 3-deoxy-D-manno-octulosonic acid transferase; its protein translation is MYFIYNILVYVASFFLGIIAKFNTKLGLFVAGRKLVFKTLANQISATDKVIWFHTASLGEFEQGLPVLEALKEKYPDHKFVLTFFSPSGYEVKKDSGVADVITYLPLDTKANARNFVKLVHPELVIFVKYEFWPNYLAALKKQHIHTISISTIFRSSQVFFKFYGSWMRKSLRAFDHIFVQDETSQQLLKRINFTDVTISGDTRFDRVLEILDRDNSLSFIENFKNNTTTIVIGSSWQEDEAIFVPFINASAEDCKFIIAPHNIKSQEIEKLKNSIKKSTVLFSEMEQHTDLSQFEVFIVDTIGILTKVYSYADIAYVGGGMGTTGLHNTLEPAVFGIPVVVGKNFTGFKEAEDLVQLGGVLSVNSKATFEQLMHRLLTDAVFKISVGDINRNYVQANGNACTKIMAYLSERVNS